A window from Pyrococcus yayanosii CH1 encodes these proteins:
- a CDS encoding AEC family transporter, with the protein MDILEMLGLILLGYGLRRIVREEKFFDALRFVTNQILLAFFVFGNVASKDLEYLLSIKLVFLYVFLVIGMSLGLSYLYGRLFLKDKEWAGALMALSAYPNTAALGFPVVSLFLDDITPAILYSTTNSLIVLPIVTFIAAHYSTGGASLKRSFFRALRFPPTLANLLAIFLVLGGVRLPAAVLDTIKAVGWWSIPLILVYFGSRISLRALHVRRLLEVAAFRIAIPFTFVFLTLRNADPKVFYSVLVEASMPPAIAANAILAQYRLKAEEAISVTFVLTLAVLGLFLIFRLLIG; encoded by the coding sequence ATGGATATCCTAGAGATGCTTGGGCTCATCTTATTGGGGTATGGGCTCAGGAGGATAGTAAGGGAAGAGAAATTCTTCGATGCCCTCCGGTTCGTTACCAACCAGATCCTTCTCGCCTTCTTCGTATTCGGAAACGTTGCGAGCAAGGATCTGGAATACCTTTTGAGTATCAAGCTCGTCTTCCTCTACGTCTTTTTAGTGATAGGGATGAGCCTGGGCCTCTCCTACCTCTATGGTCGCCTCTTTTTAAAGGATAAGGAGTGGGCAGGAGCTCTTATGGCGCTTTCCGCTTATCCGAACACGGCTGCCCTAGGTTTTCCTGTGGTGAGCCTTTTTCTCGACGACATAACTCCTGCCATCCTCTACTCGACGACCAACTCGCTTATCGTGCTTCCCATAGTGACCTTCATAGCGGCTCACTACTCTACTGGTGGAGCCTCTCTGAAGAGGAGCTTCTTTAGGGCTCTCCGCTTTCCCCCAACCTTAGCGAACCTCCTTGCAATTTTCTTGGTGCTGGGAGGCGTGAGGTTGCCGGCCGCGGTTCTCGACACCATCAAGGCCGTAGGGTGGTGGAGCATCCCGCTGATACTCGTCTACTTCGGCTCTAGGATAAGCCTGAGAGCTCTGCACGTCAGGCGACTTCTAGAGGTGGCCGCCTTCAGGATAGCGATTCCCTTCACCTTCGTCTTTCTAACGCTGAGGAATGCTGACCCCAAGGTCTTCTACTCTGTTCTCGTCGAAGCCTCGATGCCGCCGGCTATAGCCGCCAATGCTATCCTGGCACAGTACAGGCTGAAGGCAGAAGAGGCGATAAGCGTTACCTTTGTGCTGACCCTAGCCGTCCTTGGCCTTTTCTTAATCTTCAGGCTCCTTATTGGATGA